In Citrus sinensis cultivar Valencia sweet orange chromosome 2, DVS_A1.0, whole genome shotgun sequence, a single genomic region encodes these proteins:
- the LOC102623985 gene encoding protein TIFY 6A-like isoform X1, producing MERDFMGLSSKEPVIVVKEEVNNDVCKEIGFSKGSAIQWPFSNKVSAVPQFMSFKVAQEDKNKKILSDHLGSSGFMPFSAEAYEHNQRRGMAEVQKSFDLDRQGGTHISLTAYSVPHEVHSVHCSHDIKTFPVSNQAIPVSINNPVFKNQFATIGQNMGGANVKQQFLGGIPVTSPHTVLPTIGSFGGVHESWNNIKTRGSPQLTIFYAGTVNVFEDISPEKAQAIMLLAGNGSSIAPTMAQPKVQVQAPSSKPTTVDGVTGNHPVSTPPGTGRSSPISVSSHTGTQSASGSTSTEEPMAAKTIGLTTTHICKPETPNMEKAVGSVAATAVTSAGHSNFYKGIPQARKASLALFLEKRKQRVMTVAPYTINKK from the exons ATGGAGAGAGATTTTATGGGTTTGAGCTCAAAAGAACCAGTTATTGTGGTGAAGGAAGAGGTCAACAATGATGTTTGCAAAGAGATAG GATTTAGTAAAGGGTCGGCGATTCAGTGGCCCTTCTCCAACAAGGTCAGTGCAGTTCCTCAATTCATGTCTTTTAAGGTTGCTCAAGAAGATAAGAATAAGAAGATTCTATCTGATCACCTGGGGTCCTCTGGATTTATGCCTTTCTCTGCGGAAGCATATGAGCATAATCAAAGGCGTGGAATGGCCGAAGTTCAG AAATCATTCGATCTCGATAGGCAAGGTGGGACTCATATTTCACTGACAGCTTATTCTGTGCCACATGAAGTGCATTCTGTGCACTGTTCTCATGATATAAAGACATTTCCAGTCTCCAACCAGGCAATTCCGGTTTCTATCAACAACCCTGTCTTCAAGAATCAATTTGCTACCATAGGTCAGAACATGGGTGGTGCCAACGTGAAGCAACAGTTTCTTGGAGGAATTCCTGTTACATCTCCACATACAGTTCTTCCCACCATTGGATCTTTTGGTGGGGTACATGAATCATG GAACAATATCAAAACCCGTGGATCTCCTCAGTTGACCATCTTTTATGCCGGTACAGTTAATGTCTTTGAAGATATCTCGCCTGAGAag GCTCAGGCTATTATGCTATTAGCTGGTAATGGTTCCTCCATTGCTCCAACAATGGCGCAACCAAAAGTTCAGGTCCAGGCACCTAGCTCAAAGCCAACAACTGTTGATGGTGTTACTGGGAACCACCCTGTAAGCACCCCACCTGGCACTGGTCGTTCAAGCCCTATATCTGTTTCTTCTCATACTGGTACTCAGTCAGCGAGTGGCTCTACTAGTACTGAAGAACCAATGGCTGCTAAAACAATAGGGTTGACGACCACTCATATTTGCAAACCGGAGACTCCAAATATGGAGAAGGCAGTGGGATCTGTTGCTGCAACTGCTGTGACATCTGCTG GACATTCAAACTTTTACAAGGGCATCCCTCAGGCTCGAAAAGCTTCCTTGGCTCTATTTTTGGAGAAACGCAAGCAAAG AGTGATGACCGTAGCCCCATACACCATCAACAAAAAGTAG
- the LOC102623985 gene encoding protein TIFY 6B-like isoform X2 produces the protein MSFKVAQEDKNKKILSDHLGSSGFMPFSAEAYEHNQRRGMAEVQKSFDLDRQGGTHISLTAYSVPHEVHSVHCSHDIKTFPVSNQAIPVSINNPVFKNQFATIGQNMGGANVKQQFLGGIPVTSPHTVLPTIGSFGGVHESWNNIKTRGSPQLTIFYAGTVNVFEDISPEKAQAIMLLAGNGSSIAPTMAQPKVQVQAPSSKPTTVDGVTGNHPVSTPPGTGRSSPISVSSHTGTQSASGSTSTEEPMAAKTIGLTTTHICKPETPNMEKAVGSVAATAVTSAGHSNFYKGIPQARKASLALFLEKRKQRVMTVAPYTINKK, from the exons ATGTCTTTTAAGGTTGCTCAAGAAGATAAGAATAAGAAGATTCTATCTGATCACCTGGGGTCCTCTGGATTTATGCCTTTCTCTGCGGAAGCATATGAGCATAATCAAAGGCGTGGAATGGCCGAAGTTCAG AAATCATTCGATCTCGATAGGCAAGGTGGGACTCATATTTCACTGACAGCTTATTCTGTGCCACATGAAGTGCATTCTGTGCACTGTTCTCATGATATAAAGACATTTCCAGTCTCCAACCAGGCAATTCCGGTTTCTATCAACAACCCTGTCTTCAAGAATCAATTTGCTACCATAGGTCAGAACATGGGTGGTGCCAACGTGAAGCAACAGTTTCTTGGAGGAATTCCTGTTACATCTCCACATACAGTTCTTCCCACCATTGGATCTTTTGGTGGGGTACATGAATCATG GAACAATATCAAAACCCGTGGATCTCCTCAGTTGACCATCTTTTATGCCGGTACAGTTAATGTCTTTGAAGATATCTCGCCTGAGAag GCTCAGGCTATTATGCTATTAGCTGGTAATGGTTCCTCCATTGCTCCAACAATGGCGCAACCAAAAGTTCAGGTCCAGGCACCTAGCTCAAAGCCAACAACTGTTGATGGTGTTACTGGGAACCACCCTGTAAGCACCCCACCTGGCACTGGTCGTTCAAGCCCTATATCTGTTTCTTCTCATACTGGTACTCAGTCAGCGAGTGGCTCTACTAGTACTGAAGAACCAATGGCTGCTAAAACAATAGGGTTGACGACCACTCATATTTGCAAACCGGAGACTCCAAATATGGAGAAGGCAGTGGGATCTGTTGCTGCAACTGCTGTGACATCTGCTG GACATTCAAACTTTTACAAGGGCATCCCTCAGGCTCGAAAAGCTTCCTTGGCTCTATTTTTGGAGAAACGCAAGCAAAG AGTGATGACCGTAGCCCCATACACCATCAACAAAAAGTAG